The genomic window TCATCAAAGATATGATCGATGCAGGGGTTAATGTGTTTAGAATCAATTTTTCGCATGCAGATTACGAAGGAGTAAAAGAAAAGATTAATATTATTAGAGGCCTTAACGAAGAGTTTGGTTACACTACAGCAATCTTAGGAGATTTGCAAGGACCAAAACTTAGAGTAGGTGTAATGGAAGAAGGTACTGTGGTACATGATGGTGATGAAATCACTTTTACAACTGCAGAGGATATTATTGGAACATCGAAAAAAGCGTTCATGAAATATCAAAATTTTCCAAATGATGTTAACGTTGGAGAGCGTATCTTGCTTGACGATGGTAAACTTATTTTCGAAATTGTTTCTACAGATAAAAAAAGTGAGGTTGTTGCTAGAGTTATCCAAGGTGGAGAATTAAAATCTAAAAAAGGAGTTAATCTTCCAAATACAAAGATTTCTTTACCAGCTTTAACTGAAAAAGATATTGCTGATGCGATTTTTGCAATCGAGCAAAGAGTAGACTGGATCGCACTTTCATTCGTGAAAACACCTCGCGATTTACAAGACTTACAAGAGCTAATCGCTAAGCATTCAGAAGTAAAAATTCCAATTATTGCTAAAATCGAAATGCCGGAAGCTCTTGAGAACATGGATAAGATCGTAGCATATTGCGATGGTTTAATGGTTGCACGTGGAGATTTAGGAGTTGAACTTCCTGCTCACGAAGTTCCATTGGTTCAAAAAGATTTGATCCGCAGAGCAAAAACGGCTAGAATTCCTGTTATCGTTGCTACACAAATGATGGAGACAATGATTACAAGTTTAACACCAACAAGAGCAGAAGTAAATGACGTTGCTAACTCAGTAATGGACGGAGCAGATGCTGTAATGTTGTCTGGAGAAACTGCTACAGGAAATTATCCAGTACAGGTAATTCAGAGAATGGCTCAAATTTGTGAGGCTGTTGAGAATTCACCATTAATTCAAGTTCCACAAAATACACCGCAGATTAAAACAAAACGTTTTGTAACTAAAACAGTTTGCCACCAAGCAGCTTTATT from Flavobacterium fluviale includes these protein-coding regions:
- the pyk gene encoding pyruvate kinase, with the protein product MLTNKKTKIVATLGPACSTREIIKDMIDAGVNVFRINFSHADYEGVKEKINIIRGLNEEFGYTTAILGDLQGPKLRVGVMEEGTVVHDGDEITFTTAEDIIGTSKKAFMKYQNFPNDVNVGERILLDDGKLIFEIVSTDKKSEVVARVIQGGELKSKKGVNLPNTKISLPALTEKDIADAIFAIEQRVDWIALSFVKTPRDLQDLQELIAKHSEVKIPIIAKIEMPEALENMDKIVAYCDGLMVARGDLGVELPAHEVPLVQKDLIRRAKTARIPVIVATQMMETMITSLTPTRAEVNDVANSVMDGADAVMLSGETATGNYPVQVIQRMAQICEAVENSPLIQVPQNTPQIKTKRFVTKTVCHQAALLANEIQAKAICTLTNSGYTAFQISAWRPASAHILVFTSNRRILTQLNLLWGVKSFYYDNEESTDDTVTDVNQIAVEKGYAQKGDYLINLAAMPIKDKGMVNTMRVSEIE